From Terriglobia bacterium, one genomic window encodes:
- a CDS encoding aminotransferase class I/II-fold pyridoxal phosphate-dependent enzyme translates to MRLDEFEMERLQSTWENRVKFNLSESSVHPMSPRELVTDPDYLERLMDTPLIYNQSNGTDELRSTIAAHYPGATLDHVEVTNGGSEANFVSVFAMLAPGDEVVILLPNYQQILGMVRSFGMAVKQVNLHEDRDWAPDLAEVEAAVSPRTRMIIVCNPNNPTGAILTAMEMDAIVRIAARSGAWILCDEIYQGSERDGRMTPTFWGKYDRVIITNGLSKAYGLPGLRIGWIVAPKDIIAKTWSYHDYTTIAPGTLSDCLARIALSPEGRIRCLERTRNICRQNFPLFRSWMNSHGSLFRMVEPKAGAIAYVRYDLRVNSSVLVDRLLKQKSVLVVPGDHFGMDHYLRIGYGPPPEYLREGLERVRDVISDLKEKE, encoded by the coding sequence ATGAGGCTGGACGAATTCGAAATGGAGCGCCTGCAGTCCACCTGGGAGAATCGGGTGAAATTCAATCTCTCAGAGAGCAGCGTTCACCCCATGTCTCCGCGGGAATTGGTCACCGATCCGGACTATCTGGAGCGGCTCATGGACACGCCGCTGATCTACAACCAGAGCAACGGGACGGACGAACTGCGCTCGACCATCGCGGCCCACTATCCCGGAGCCACGCTGGATCATGTCGAGGTCACCAATGGCGGCAGCGAGGCAAATTTCGTCTCGGTTTTTGCCATGCTGGCGCCCGGCGATGAAGTCGTCATCCTCCTCCCCAATTATCAGCAGATCCTGGGCATGGTCCGCAGCTTCGGAATGGCGGTGAAACAAGTCAACCTGCATGAAGATCGCGACTGGGCACCCGACCTCGCCGAAGTTGAGGCCGCGGTGTCGCCGCGCACCCGCATGATTATTGTGTGCAATCCCAACAATCCCACCGGCGCAATTCTGACTGCCATGGAGATGGACGCGATCGTGCGCATCGCAGCCCGAAGTGGAGCCTGGATCCTCTGCGATGAGATTTACCAGGGCTCGGAAAGAGATGGCCGGATGACGCCGACCTTCTGGGGAAAGTACGATCGGGTCATCATCACGAACGGCCTGTCGAAAGCCTACGGACTGCCAGGCCTGCGCATCGGCTGGATTGTCGCTCCGAAAGACATCATCGCAAAGACCTGGTCTTATCACGATTACACCACCATCGCGCCCGGCACGCTCAGCGACTGCCTGGCTCGCATCGCTCTCTCCCCGGAAGGGCGCATCCGTTGCCTGGAGCGCACTCGCAACATCTGTCGCCAGAATTTCCCGCTGTTCCGTTCGTGGATGAACAGCCACGGCTCCCTGTTCCGCATGGTTGAGCCCAAGGCTGGCGCCATTGCCTACGTGCGCTACGATCTCCGGGTCAATTCCAGCGTGCTCGTCGACCGCCTGCTCAAGCAGAAGAGCGTGCTGGTGGTACCCGGCGATCACTTCGGCATGGATCACTATCTGCGCATCGGCTACGGTCCGCCGCCGGAGTATCTCCGGGAGGGGCTTGAGCGTGTGCGCGATGTCATTTCTGACCTGAAAGAGAAAGAATGA
- a CDS encoding homoserine dehydrogenase — MTEELLQINLAFLGFGSVGRAFMRLLLHRRAWLHREFGLEWKVTGIATRNHGMAIDHNGLPAQKMLRSWKREFSLDRYHDGPACSSNTDFVRQCGADVLFETSVFDLSGEPAATYIREALQAGLHVVTANKGPVATHFRPLTRLARQRGVGFLYEGTVLDGAPVFNLVRQTLPSTRIRSLHGILNSATNYILTQLEQGASFEGALSYVQKQGIAEADPALDIEGWDAAAKLSILIQALMGGTAKPEDIRREGISESTGKLVRAAVRRDRRIRLVARAYRKGGKIIGKVAPEELEIFDPLAAIRGLSNILILNTDTMRELAIVENNPTVEQTAFALFADLVTLLHRPR; from the coding sequence ATGACTGAGGAATTGCTGCAGATCAACCTCGCGTTTCTTGGTTTCGGCTCGGTCGGGCGCGCATTCATGCGCCTGTTGCTGCACCGCCGCGCCTGGCTGCATCGGGAGTTTGGCCTGGAATGGAAGGTCACCGGTATCGCCACACGGAACCATGGCATGGCCATCGATCACAATGGTCTGCCCGCGCAGAAGATGCTGCGCTCCTGGAAGCGCGAATTCAGCCTCGACCGCTATCATGACGGCCCCGCCTGCTCCTCCAACACGGACTTCGTCCGCCAGTGCGGAGCGGACGTGCTCTTTGAAACGAGTGTGTTCGATCTCAGCGGCGAGCCTGCCGCAACCTACATCCGGGAAGCGTTGCAGGCCGGTCTGCATGTGGTGACTGCAAACAAGGGGCCCGTGGCGACGCACTTCCGCCCCCTGACCCGCCTTGCGCGCCAGCGCGGCGTCGGTTTCCTGTACGAGGGGACGGTGCTGGACGGAGCGCCCGTCTTCAACCTGGTCCGGCAGACGCTGCCATCAACCCGCATTCGCTCACTCCATGGAATTCTGAACAGCGCTACGAACTATATCCTCACCCAGTTGGAGCAGGGCGCCTCCTTCGAAGGGGCGCTGAGCTATGTCCAGAAGCAGGGGATTGCCGAAGCCGATCCAGCGCTTGACATCGAAGGCTGGGATGCGGCGGCAAAACTGTCAATCCTCATCCAGGCCCTGATGGGTGGGACCGCCAAGCCGGAGGACATCCGGAGAGAGGGGATTTCGGAGAGCACCGGGAAGCTGGTGCGGGCCGCTGTGCGCAGGGACAGGCGCATCCGCCTGGTTGCCAGGGCGTATCGAAAAGGCGGGAAAATCATCGGCAAGGTGGCGCCGGAAGAGTTGGAGATTTTCGATCCGCTGGCTGCGATTCGAGGCCTGAGCAACATCCTGATCCTCAACACGGATACCATGCGGGAACTGGCCATCGTCGAAAACAACCCAACCGTCGAACAGACCGCTTTCGCTCTCTTCGCCGACCTGGTGACCCTGCTTCATCGCCCTCGATAG
- a CDS encoding proline dehydrogenase family protein, with amino-acid sequence MRAILLFLSHRESFKNFMLRFKIFRKTAWRFVAGETIDDAIRAAREANLQGIRATLDLLGENTLSQEDALRSTGEIIGLLDRIYTEKVDCNVSVKLTQLGLDLGTDFCRQNLIGILRRAAELGNFVRVDMEDSNYTQRTLDIVLQAHRETANVGTVIQAYLYRSEDDVRRLIENGVEIRLCKGAYLEPATVAFRKKRDTDANYVRLMKLLLASGLRHGIATHDEAMIDATRQFAREKNIPKDHFELQMLFGIRRDLQQQLALQGYNMRVYIPYGVRWYPYYMRRLAERPANLLFIARNLLRQ; translated from the coding sequence ATGCGTGCGATCCTACTGTTTTTGTCCCACCGCGAATCCTTCAAGAACTTCATGCTGCGTTTCAAGATCTTCCGGAAGACAGCATGGCGCTTTGTCGCGGGCGAGACGATTGATGACGCGATTCGCGCGGCACGCGAGGCGAACCTCCAAGGGATCAGAGCCACGTTGGACCTGCTCGGCGAGAATACGCTCTCACAGGAAGACGCCCTGAGAAGCACCGGGGAGATCATCGGCTTGCTCGATCGGATCTATACCGAGAAGGTCGACTGTAATGTCTCCGTCAAGCTGACGCAGCTCGGCCTTGATCTCGGCACCGATTTTTGCCGGCAAAACCTGATCGGGATCCTGCGGCGCGCGGCCGAACTGGGCAACTTCGTCCGCGTCGACATGGAGGACAGCAACTACACGCAGCGCACCCTCGACATCGTGCTTCAGGCTCACCGAGAGACCGCAAATGTGGGTACAGTGATCCAGGCCTACCTTTATCGGAGCGAAGATGACGTACGCAGGTTGATCGAGAACGGAGTCGAGATCCGCTTGTGCAAAGGCGCCTACCTGGAGCCGGCGACCGTGGCCTTCCGGAAGAAACGCGACACCGATGCGAACTATGTGAGGCTGATGAAGCTGTTGCTGGCAAGCGGCCTCCGCCACGGCATCGCCACGCATGATGAAGCCATGATCGACGCCACCCGGCAGTTCGCGCGAGAGAAAAACATTCCCAAGGACCATTTCGAATTACAAATGCTTTTCGGAATCCGCCGCGACCTGCAGCAGCAACTTGCGCTGCAGGGTTACAACATGCGGGTCTATATTCCCTACGGTGTGCGCTGGTACCCTTACTACATGCGGCGTCTGGCCGAGCGCCCCGCCAACCTGCTCTTTATAGCCCGCAATCTCCTCA
- a CDS encoding SDR family oxidoreductase → MEERVALITGGARGIGRAVATALVERGWAVAASYRTSEEQARSLEAELKGMGGHALALQADASDPASAEELVRRAESEFGRIDALVNCAGSYHRTPVLEESIEGWHSMFNDNLHTVFYLSRTAAPGMIGRNWGRIINFSIAKADQLVGQPFITAHYIAKVGVLILTRSLAKILAPHGITVNSISPGFIQTDSPPQQEFAQLTKNIPAGYVGSPRDAVSIVCFLLSEEARYINGTNIHLSGAWGI, encoded by the coding sequence ATGGAAGAACGAGTGGCTCTGATCACCGGTGGGGCGCGCGGCATTGGCCGCGCCGTAGCCACTGCCCTTGTGGAGCGCGGCTGGGCGGTGGCAGCATCCTATCGAACGAGTGAAGAGCAGGCCAGGTCTCTCGAGGCCGAACTGAAGGGTATGGGGGGCCACGCCCTGGCCCTGCAGGCCGACGCATCCGATCCCGCCTCGGCTGAGGAACTGGTGCGGCGGGCCGAGTCGGAGTTCGGCCGGATCGACGCCCTTGTCAATTGTGCCGGCTCCTATCACCGCACACCCGTGCTCGAGGAGAGCATCGAGGGATGGCACTCCATGTTCAACGACAACCTCCATACGGTGTTTTATCTCAGCCGCACCGCGGCGCCCGGCATGATCGGGCGGAACTGGGGCCGCATCATCAACTTCAGCATCGCCAAAGCCGATCAGCTTGTCGGCCAGCCCTTCATTACGGCGCACTATATCGCCAAGGTGGGCGTACTCATCTTGACGCGGTCGCTCGCCAAGATTCTGGCGCCGCACGGCATCACCGTGAACTCGATTTCGCCCGGGTTCATCCAGACCGACAGCCCACCGCAGCAGGAGTTCGCGCAGCTGACCAAGAACATCCCAGCCGGCTATGTCGGCAGCCCCCGGGATGCAGTCTCGATCGTATGCTTTCTGCTGTCGGAAGAAGCCCGCTACATCAATGGGACCAACATCCACCTGAGCGGCGCCTGGGGCATCTGA